In Nematostella vectensis chromosome 2, jaNemVect1.1, whole genome shotgun sequence, one genomic interval encodes:
- the LOC5515732 gene encoding protein AF-10 produces the protein MLFGASILPLAFRPPKYETTTDKNQLTVLPRLKNYLCRSDMVKAMVGGCCVCSDERGWDENPLVYCDGHGCNVAVHQACYGIVQVPKGPWFCRKCESQERIARVKCELCPSKVGALKRTDNGGWAHVVCALYIPEVRFGNVSTMEPILLASVPHERYLKTCYICEERGKESRTAHGGCMNCNKLGCKQTFHVTCAQSCGLLCEENDGQSGPTVKYVGYCQFHWNKKAKGILFNKTPEKEKAKMKFDVRKQKSRTSSESSTNSTGAIPATKPDNSKPQDKETELNQTASATPSNAKPRGKKPASVKTPPVANEKGPDLQGNAEVNMSVELPASKTAVQDAVSPIPRIKPMESGYVPSISNVSPPTTKAQHEPVQLFSVAKSTPTPPLVSTALPKLHYQAANVASSSNKSKAITVNKKRPSTKNDEEPKRKVGRPPTKKMLAKQQPKQANKQSGVKVPRKKSLLNSAIPASSPSPVSSSSAHPSYSGGAASIHSSPVPIQNGLPPGNPGQYVTPQPRHAGLLENGNHVSEQHNKQTPPNNVPLQLPSSLEQLLEYQWEQGAQFLMQQASQYDVASLMSSLHQLKADNSRLEARLDALIARRSQLLQVNARLSAPMSCTPTNSSSTPTDVTMRDASSKSSLVTTQTSSIMSSTTGVLSPSNRDSGFHCPRSVSTVAMVEPTVCNVSETAPRSSQYNIQQAQGKTGVRETVPAVSVNLKAETSKTPKTQSVKVSPIVTDQKKHVGGGAGLKPEQKVQQAVEHQKPVMTQGAVTMLPVSQAKIAVSQQSQLLPKQQLPLTPQQQRQVQHLSSKHSSSKQPLILPQQPVSAQLQQQLHHQQLMLVIQQQQQQQQQQLKDNRSSASRHDQEKAKELVFSQAQSNQTTPTVIPQQFLPVRYPAGFVTFSEQLGLAQGLSSGTTVLSTLPVMQINSNPTAKVINYGDKSGHSGKTEK, from the exons ATGTTATTTGGCGCGTCCATTTTACCCCTCGCATTTCGCCCGCCGAAATATGAAACAACAACCGATAAAAACCAGCTGACCGTGCTACCACGCTTAAAAAACTATCTCTGTAGGTCAGATATGGTAAAAGCGATGGTTGGGGGCTGTTGTGTATGTTCGGATGAGCGAGGATGGGACGAGAACCCGTTGGTTTACTGTGACGGTCACGGGTGCAATGTAGCTGTGCATCAAG CTTGTTATGGTATAGTCCAAGTCCCGAAGGGCCCGTGGTTTTGTAGGAAGTGCGAGTCTCAAGAACGAATCGCGAGAGTT AAATGTGAGTTATGTCCTTCAAAGGTTGGAGCTCTCAAACGCACTGACAATGGAG gttGGGCACATGTCGTTTGTGCACTGTACATCCCAGAAGTGCGTTTTGGTAATGTCAGTACCATGGAACCCATCTTGCTGGCCTCAGTCCCCCATGAACGTTACCTCAAG ACCTGCTATATATGTGAGGAAAGAGGGAAAGAAAGTAGAACAGCTCACGGGGGCTGCATGAACTGTAACAAGCTTGGCTGCAAACaaacattccatgtaacatg TGCTCAGAGCTGTGGCTTGCTATGTGAAGAAAATGATGGTCAGTCTGGGCCAACGGTAAAATACGTTGGGTACTGCCAGTTCCACTGGAACAAAAAG GCAAAGGGAATTTTATTTAACAAGACTCCAGAGAAAGAGAAAGCCAAGATGAAGTTTGACGTTAGGAAGCAAAAATCTCGTACAAGCAGTGAGAGCAGTACAAACTCAACTGGGGCCATCCCCGCAACTAAACCAGATAACAGCAAGCCCCAAGATAAAGAGACAGAACTAAACCAAACGGCATCAGCAACACCAAGCAATGCCAAACCAAGAGGGAAAAAGCCAGCTAGTGTGAAAACTCCACCTGTTGCTAACGAAAAAGGACCTGATTTGCAGGGCAATGCAGAAGTCAACATGAGTGTCGAATTACCTGCATCAAAAACTGCTGTACAAGATGCTGTTTCTCCAATACCTCGTATAAAACCAATGGAGAGTGGATATGTTCCGAGTATATCTAATGTGAGCCCACCAACTACAAAAGCACAACATGAGCCAGTGCAATTATTCAGTGTAGCCAAGTCAACCCCGACCCCGCCCTTGGTAAGCACGGCTTTGCCCAAGCTCCACTATCAGGCAGCCAATGTAGCATCTAGCAGTAACAAGTCTAAGGCTATTACAGTGAACAAGAAACGTCCTAGCACAAAGAATGATGAAGAGCCTAAGCGCAAAGTTGGAAGGCCGCCAACAAAGAAAATGCTTGCAAAACAGCAaccaaaacaagcaaacaaacaaagtgGTGTTAAAGTACCAAGGAAGAAATCACTTCTTAACAGTGCCATACCTGCATCTAGCCCTTCTCCAGTCTCCAGCAGCTCAGCTCATCCGAGTTATAGTGGTGGGGCAGCCTCTATTCATTCAAGCCCTGTTCCGATCCAGAATGGTCTTCCTCCAGGTAACCCTGGACAATATGTCACCCCACAGCCCAGGCACGCTGGCTTGCTGGAAAATGGGAACCATGTCTCTGAGCAGCACAACAAGCAGACTCCACCCAACAACGTCCCACT TCAACTCCCTAGCAGTTTGGAACAGCTGCTGGAGTACCAATGGGAGCAAGGGGCTCAGTTCCTTATGCAGCAGGCTTCACAGTATGATG TTGCGTCCTTGATGTCAAGTCTACACCAACTCAAGGCAGACAACAGCAGACTAGAGGCTCGTCTAGATGCCCTGATAGCAAGACGAAGCCAGCTGTTGCAAGTGAACGCCCGCCTGTCGGCACCCATGTCTTGCACCCCAACAAACAGCTCATCCACACCAACTGATGTGACAATGAGGGATGCATCGTCTAAAAGTTCACTTGTAACGACGCAAACAAGCAGCATTATGTCGAGCACTACTGGTGTTTTATCCCCATCTAACAGAGATAGTGGATTCCATTGTCCAAGGTCAGTTAGCACTGTTGCCATGGTAGAACCCACTGTGTGTAACGTTTCGGAGACAGCACCCAGGAGTAGCCAGTACAATATACAGCAGGCCCAGGGGAAAACGGGAGTTAGGGAGACAGTTCCAGCAGTGAGTGTGAACCTTAAAGCTGAGACGAGTAAAACCCCCAAGACTCAGTCGGTGAAAGTGTCTCCAATAGTCACTGACCAAAAGAAACATGTCGGTGGTGGTGCTGGTTTGAAACCTGAGCAAAAAGTGCAGCAGGCTGTGGAACACCAAAAGCCAGTGATGACCCAAGGCGCAGTGACCATGCTACCAGTATCCCAAGCGAAGATAGCAGTCTCCCAGCAGAGCCAGCTCCTTCCAAAACAGCAGTTACCTCTGACCCCACAGCAACAAAGACAAGTCCAACACTTGTCAAGCAAACACAGCAGCAGCAAACAGCCACTAATCCTGCCGCAGCAACCGGTGTCAGCCCAACTACAGCAGCAATTACACCACCAGCAACTCATGCTTGTCatccaacaacaacagcagcagcaacaacagcaactaAAAGACAACCGGAGCTCCGCTAGTAGGCACGACCAAGAGAAAGCCAAAGAATTGGTGTTTTCACAGGCACAAAGTAATCAAACCACACCTACTGTGATCCCTCAGCAGTTTCTTCCTGTGCGCTACCCAGCAGGGTTTGTAACCTTCAGCGAGCAGCTCGGTCTTGCACAAGGCCTCTCTTCAGGAACCACGGTGCTGTCAACGCTGCCTGTCATGCAGATCAATAGTAATCCTACTGCTAAG gTGATTAATTATGGAGACAAGAGCGGTCATTCTGGCAAAACGGAGAAATAG
- the LOC5515734 gene encoding pancreas transcription factor 1 subunit alpha has translation MDKAAFFESSTKLSTQFTYAIQTQDEKNLKRKRRRKSQNQQIVQRHAANLRERKRMQSINEAFEGLRKHIPTLPYEKRLSKVDTLRLAIGYIGFLTEMINSDMSHSQALQPSRTEQPRKVMICHRGSGSQNEYGLPPLTGHSLSWTDSKKSKTVAATMTAKIWTPEDPRVDSTDPYPHTPL, from the exons ATGGATAAAGCAGCGTTTTTTGAAAGCTCAACAAAATTGTCAACTCAATTCACGTATGCCATTCAAACTCAAGATGAGAAAAATCTCAAGAGAAAACGAAgaagaaaatcccaaaatcaGCAAATTGTGCAACGACACGCGGCAAACCTGAGAGAGCGCAAGCGGATGCAGAGTATAAACGAAGCATTTGAGGGCCTGCGAAAACACATCCCTACGTTACCTTACGAAAAACGGCTATCCAAAGTTGATACTTTGCGGCTAGCAATTGGTTACATCGGATTTTTGACTGAGATGATCAATTCTGATATGAGTCATAGCCAGGCCTTGCAGCCTTCAAGGACAGAACAGCCGAGAAAAGTCATGATTTGCCACCGAGGATCCG GATCACAAAATGAATACGGACTACCGCCTCTCACAGGTCATTCTCTTTCGTGGACGGACTCAAAAAAGAGCAAAACCGTAGCAGCGACGATGACTGCCAAGATTTGGACACCAGAAGACCCGCGAGTCGATAGCACCGATCCCTACCCACACACGCCATTATGA
- the LOC5515797 gene encoding RNA-binding protein 45 isoform X1, which produces MASSQMMDTSSNSGRIDVDNPPFSRVFIVCSKRHNAEDIRSAFEQYGTIEDVWVVKDKATKENRGVCYVKFVKASSAALACEEMDGRNIGDDPKPIKAMIAQSKHSGGKSDFQDQTTMTRLFVICPKDFNDEDLRSKFESFGDIEYVQIVRDHKTRENKGYGYVKFHKSSTAAMALENCDKSLKAVWAEPKSHKIARDAAAVASATPAFGVPLNPFLEPAMFPAAAIPQPTVQPAMHQQALDFFSNQTQVNPAAAQVAESIANSHTPMRLFVIISTAVTQEQVVRLFDIIPGMQVCDLKRNYNTGESKGFAYVTYNSVGSAIYAKEKLNGFEYPPGNKLVVKFAEDPPSGRPGGNDTSMQHMYDSKSSLPSMAGFSIDGSPVYTTAALPAPAPLADQNADVASRLFIVCNPAPPPDHVLKDVFSRFGNLIDVWMMKERNFGYAKFAAKQSADAAIQGLHGHDVLGMKLKVMLADPPRNESSRKRPRT; this is translated from the exons ATGGCTTCGAGTCAAATGATGGATACCAGCTCAAATTCCGGCCGAATAGACGTGGATAATCCACCTTTTTCTAGAGTCTTTATCGTTTGTAGTAAGCGACATAATGCAGAGGATATAAGATCAGCTTTCGAACAGTACGGGACCATTGAAGACGTGTGGGTTGTAAAAGACAAAGCCACTAAGGAAAATCGCGGAGTTTGCTATGTAAAGTTTGTAAAGGCATCGTCAGCAGCTCTCGCTTGCGAAGAAATGGACGGACGAAACATTGGAGATGATCCCAAGCCTATTAAG GCAATGATTGCCCAATCTAAACACTCTGGGGGGAAGTCAGACTTTCAAGACCAAACGACTATGACAAGACTGTTTGTCATCTGTCCTAAAGACTTTAATGACGAAGACCTACGCTCAAAGTTTGAGAGCTTTGGTGACATTGAGTATGTGCAGATTGTGCGTGATCACAAAACTCGAGAAAACAAAGGCTACGGTTACGTGAAATTCCACAAGTCTTCAACAGCGGCTATGGCACTTGAGAACTGTGATAAGTCCCTGAAGGCAGTGTGGGCAGAACCCAAGTCTCATAAGATTGCACGGGATGCAGCCGCTGTAGCGAGTGCCACGCCAGCCTTTGGCGTACCTCTCAACCCTTTTCTTGAGCCGGCCATGTTCCCAGCAGCCGCTATTCCACAGCCCACTGTCCAGCCGGCCATGCACCAGCAAGCTCTGGACTTCTTCTCAAACCAGACCCAAGTCAACCCGGCCGCCGCACAGGTAGCAGAGTCCATCGCCAACTCGCACACGCCCATGCGACTGTTCGTCATCATCTCTACAGCCGTCACGCAGGAGCAGGTAGTTCGCCTCTTTGACATCATCCCGGGCATGCAGGTATGCGATCTGAAGCGCAATTACAACACGGGAGAGTCCAAGGGGTTCGCATATGTCACCTATAACAGCGTTGGCTCTGCTATTTACGCCAAGGAAAAGCTCAATGGCTTTGAATACCCACCGGGCAATAAATTAGTGGTAAAGTTCGCCGAGGATCCGCCAAGCGGTCGACCGGGTGGCAATGACACGAGCATGCAGCACATGTATGACTCGAAGAGTTCTTTGCCAAGTATGGCGGGGTTCAGCATTGATGGTAGCCCTGTGTACACGACTGCCGCACTGCCCGCCCCGGCCCCCCTCGCCGATCAGAATGCGGACGTCGCGTCGCGTCTGTTCATCGTGTGTAATCCCGCGCCCCCGCCGGACCACGTGCTAAAGGACGTCTTCAGCAGGTTCGGCAACCTGATCGACGTGTGGATGATGAAGGAGAGGAACTTTGGCTACGCGAAGTTCGCGGCCAAGCAATCTGCCGATGCCGCAATACAGGGTTTGCACGGTCACGATGTCCTGGGCATGAAGCTCAAGGTGATGCTCGCCGATCCACCGCGGAACGAGTCATCAAGAAAACGCCCCCGCACGTAA
- the LOC5515797 gene encoding RNA-binding protein 45 isoform X2, with product MMLTPESIQNLVTFRDIEFYRRQQLALHFRLKAMIAQSKHSGGKSDFQDQTTMTRLFVICPKDFNDEDLRSKFESFGDIEYVQIVRDHKTRENKGYGYVKFHKSSTAAMALENCDKSLKAVWAEPKSHKIARDAAAVASATPAFGVPLNPFLEPAMFPAAAIPQPTVQPAMHQQALDFFSNQTQVNPAAAQVAESIANSHTPMRLFVIISTAVTQEQVVRLFDIIPGMQVCDLKRNYNTGESKGFAYVTYNSVGSAIYAKEKLNGFEYPPGNKLVVKFAEDPPSGRPGGNDTSMQHMYDSKSSLPSMAGFSIDGSPVYTTAALPAPAPLADQNADVASRLFIVCNPAPPPDHVLKDVFSRFGNLIDVWMMKERNFGYAKFAAKQSADAAIQGLHGHDVLGMKLKVMLADPPRNESSRKRPRT from the exons ATGATGCTTACTCCTGAAAGTATTCAAAATTTAGTCACCTTTAGAGACATTGAGTTCTATAGGAGACAGCAGCTTGCCTTACACTTCCGTCTCAAG GCAATGATTGCCCAATCTAAACACTCTGGGGGGAAGTCAGACTTTCAAGACCAAACGACTATGACAAGACTGTTTGTCATCTGTCCTAAAGACTTTAATGACGAAGACCTACGCTCAAAGTTTGAGAGCTTTGGTGACATTGAGTATGTGCAGATTGTGCGTGATCACAAAACTCGAGAAAACAAAGGCTACGGTTACGTGAAATTCCACAAGTCTTCAACAGCGGCTATGGCACTTGAGAACTGTGATAAGTCCCTGAAGGCAGTGTGGGCAGAACCCAAGTCTCATAAGATTGCACGGGATGCAGCCGCTGTAGCGAGTGCCACGCCAGCCTTTGGCGTACCTCTCAACCCTTTTCTTGAGCCGGCCATGTTCCCAGCAGCCGCTATTCCACAGCCCACTGTCCAGCCGGCCATGCACCAGCAAGCTCTGGACTTCTTCTCAAACCAGACCCAAGTCAACCCGGCCGCCGCACAGGTAGCAGAGTCCATCGCCAACTCGCACACGCCCATGCGACTGTTCGTCATCATCTCTACAGCCGTCACGCAGGAGCAGGTAGTTCGCCTCTTTGACATCATCCCGGGCATGCAGGTATGCGATCTGAAGCGCAATTACAACACGGGAGAGTCCAAGGGGTTCGCATATGTCACCTATAACAGCGTTGGCTCTGCTATTTACGCCAAGGAAAAGCTCAATGGCTTTGAATACCCACCGGGCAATAAATTAGTGGTAAAGTTCGCCGAGGATCCGCCAAGCGGTCGACCGGGTGGCAATGACACGAGCATGCAGCACATGTATGACTCGAAGAGTTCTTTGCCAAGTATGGCGGGGTTCAGCATTGATGGTAGCCCTGTGTACACGACTGCCGCACTGCCCGCCCCGGCCCCCCTCGCCGATCAGAATGCGGACGTCGCGTCGCGTCTGTTCATCGTGTGTAATCCCGCGCCCCCGCCGGACCACGTGCTAAAGGACGTCTTCAGCAGGTTCGGCAACCTGATCGACGTGTGGATGATGAAGGAGAGGAACTTTGGCTACGCGAAGTTCGCGGCCAAGCAATCTGCCGATGCCGCAATACAGGGTTTGCACGGTCACGATGTCCTGGGCATGAAGCTCAAGGTGATGCTCGCCGATCCACCGCGGAACGAGTCATCAAGAAAACGCCCCCGCACGTAA